In Candidatus Binatia bacterium, the DNA window CGCGGAGGCACCGCGAGCAGCAGGAGATCGCAATGATACCATCCCTCGAGTTCATGAGGCCGGATGGCCTCGATCCGCGCGAACCCGGCGGGCTTGCTCGCCGACTGGATCAGGACCAGATCCCCGGGGATCGTCTCGCGGGTGTCGCTCATCATCCTGTCCTAGCCGCTTTCCGTCGTGAATTCACGGTCGGCGCGATCGAGCTCCTCAAGCAAGAACCTGAAATATCTCTTCCCGCAAGGCTCCGTTGGTAGCGATCCCCGAAAGGCCATGAATCGTGCGATTCCCTCTCCAGTCGACAAAGACTCCGCCTGCCTCCTCCAGAATCGGCAGCATGGGCGCACAGTCCCAAGGGGCGAGGATCGGATCGAACATGGCTTCGGCTTGCCCCATGGCTACGAGGGCATATCCATAACAGTCGCCCCAGCCTCGTTGACGGCCACAACGCTCCAGAATGCGGCCAAATGCCTCAGCCTCATTGCCGAAATGCCCCGGGCTGGCATCGGTCGACAGTACGGTAGCATCGGCCAATTGATCCACCTCCGAAACCCGCAGGCGCTGACCATCCCGCCAGGCACCCTGACCCTGAACAGCCCATAGGTTCATGGATAAAGCAGGAAATCCCATAATCCCCAGCGGGACTTCTTCGCCCATCTCCAGGCCGACGAGGGTTCCATAAAACGGAACGCCGCGGATAAAGGATTGGGTGCCATCGATAGGATCGATAATCCAGCGCCGTCCGCTCGAGCCCTTTTTCTCGCCATGCTCCTCCCCGAGAATGCCGTCGTCGGGAAACGCGGCCTCGAGCCCTTCGCGAATCAGTGCCTCAGCGCCTCGATCAGCGACCGTAACCGGCGAATCATCGGCCTTGGTCTCGACCGCAATATCCTTCCCGAAATACTTCAACGTCAACTCGCCCGCCTGCTCCACCAGAGCAAGTGCCGTTTCCCGTTCTTTCTCGAAACTGTCCATACTTCAGGTTCGCCCATGCGGCGCCTTCGAGGTCAAATGGTCAGTCATAGATACCCGACATAAACCAACCCGATCGTTCCTCCGGTGCGTTCAAATCCTGATAGATTCGACAAAACCCTCCATTCCGAAGCTCCACATCGTAATAATCCCGACAGCACGGCTTTTCGGCCCACCATTCGACTTCAATTCGCCAGGGTCCGCCCATGCGCACAATGCCGCAGGAAACTCCGTTCCGGAGCAGAGCCGAGAATATCCGACCATTGCCGACGATCTCGATCCGCAGCGCCGGCCGCAGGAGGCGAAGAAAAGTTGCCGGCTTTTCCCGAGCCATCTCCCACCCCCTTGTCCCCCCCGTATCCGGCCTATGAACAGGCGCAAAAGTCGCCAGCACCGAAGGTTCGGGACGATAGCCTTGCGGCGCCAATGGCCTTCCCACCCGCCCCTCTCCACAAATCGAGGCCAGGCGAGCCAGCGTCGTTGCCAGACGCAAAGGCGGCGGCCCGGCCGGACGAAACAAATCCAACTGCTCCGGACGCGCCTCCTCGGGCACAAATACCAACGATACTTTCGCGATGGCTGCATCGGGGGGATGGCGCTCCAGTTCAAGACGAAGAACTTCGAGCAGCACCTTGTGCTCTCGAGTAGCCGCCAAAACACCCATGGGCCGTTCCTGAACCGTCCCGTCGGTCGCCTCCAGGCGGAGCCGCATGGCCGCCACCGCCATGGAACGAAGCTCCAATCGTACCAGCAAACGTTCCAGCAACCCTCGCAAGACGAAAAGAAGTGCCTGCAGCGAATCGACACCCCATTCCAGAGTAACCCCCTCCAGCAGGTCCAC includes these proteins:
- the hisN gene encoding histidinol-phosphatase — encoded protein: MDSFEKERETALALVEQAGELTLKYFGKDIAVETKADDSPVTVADRGAEALIREGLEAAFPDDGILGEEHGEKKGSSGRRWIIDPIDGTQSFIRGVPFYGTLVGLEMGEEVPLGIMGFPALSMNLWAVQGQGAWRDGQRLRVSEVDQLADATVLSTDASPGHFGNEAEAFGRILERCGRQRGWGDCYGYALVAMGQAEAMFDPILAPWDCAPMLPILEEAGGVFVDWRGNRTIHGLSGIATNGALREEIFQVLA